The Streptomyces sp. P9-A4 genome contains a region encoding:
- a CDS encoding response regulator transcription factor — protein sequence MGVRLVVVDDHRLLAEALASALKLRGHRVLAAAAPVAGAAELVVSRAPEVCLLGTATPDLAGVFDPVVRIKRERPQVAVVVLGPVPSPRGIAAAFAAGASGYVRHDERIEGVERALVKARAGESAVAPQLLRSAFEELLHPSAQPDDEGQRLLRLLTQREAEVLVRVAEGEDTRLIAAGMGIAPSTARTHVQRVLMKLGVGSRLEAAALAARTGLLDRVLPGPRRPV from the coding sequence ATGGGCGTACGCCTGGTGGTGGTGGACGACCACCGTCTGCTCGCGGAGGCGCTGGCCTCGGCGCTCAAGCTGCGCGGGCACCGGGTGCTCGCGGCGGCGGCGCCGGTGGCGGGCGCGGCGGAGCTGGTGGTCAGCCGGGCGCCGGAGGTCTGTCTGCTGGGCACGGCGACACCGGATCTGGCGGGGGTCTTCGACCCGGTCGTGCGGATCAAGCGGGAGCGGCCGCAGGTGGCGGTGGTGGTGCTCGGCCCGGTGCCCTCGCCGCGCGGGATCGCGGCGGCGTTCGCGGCCGGCGCCTCCGGTTACGTACGGCACGACGAGCGCATCGAGGGCGTCGAACGCGCCCTGGTGAAGGCCAGGGCGGGGGAGTCGGCGGTGGCGCCGCAGCTGCTCAGGTCGGCCTTCGAGGAGTTGCTGCACCCTTCGGCGCAGCCGGACGACGAGGGGCAGCGACTGCTGCGGCTGCTGACGCAGCGGGAGGCGGAGGTCCTCGTCCGGGTCGCGGAGGGGGAGGACACCCGGCTGATCGCGGCGGGGATGGGGATCGCGCCGAGCACGGCGCGGACGCATGTGCAGCGGGTCCTGATGAAGCTGGGGGTGGGCTCGCGCCTGGAGGCGGCGGCGCTCGCGGCCCGTACGGGGCTGCTGGACCGGGTGCTGCCGGGCCCGCGCCGGCCGGTGTGA
- a CDS encoding outer membrane protein assembly factor BamB family protein, with translation MTQPPPPPNQPPDPQGGFGAPTPPPQQPEPGYGYPQHAPGPDQSYGYPQQPDQGYGYPQQQQQQQQPGQGYGQQQPYGYPGAQPQQPPYGGQPQQPQQPPYGGQPQQPAQQPPYGYPTQPQQAYGGFQQPTPPPAPGGGRKLSAQMQIIIAAAVAVVLIVGVGIWYAGSDGGGGKDDQAKGSAGTSQGTGGDGGKTGGNSGLGGDGKEKAPANTQAKLAFSVDEPKVPDVTEVSGSWITDKAYVKTGVNSVVAYDHDKGTVQWTLPLAGQVCGASRHKTADNKVPILFEAKKRVAPRYYQQCTEVGLVDLNTGKLLWTSSVTGGTGGDQKVRFSEVTLSGKTVAAGGTDGGAAFDLANGNARWKPQANDQNCYDLGYGGGEGLVAVRKCGAYDSQSVLIQNLDPMTGAPVSQYKMPTGVKYASVVSTKPLVVAADVGDTAGDGSGISDFFSIDEKTGKLKAKITADADQYAGRCRSTKVESCQQVLVGNNRLYVPTEEHEGSTGEYGDETNEIIAFELATGKMVPEKADAGDKYTLVPLRMDGGDLIAYKEPPYDKGGRIVSINAGTMKETLLLENPGERSIRAMETNTSLTGAELLYGDGRLFIAETLVSKAREGATDKKYLVVSFAVPR, from the coding sequence ATGACGCAGCCACCCCCGCCGCCGAACCAGCCCCCGGATCCGCAGGGCGGCTTCGGGGCCCCGACGCCCCCGCCGCAGCAGCCGGAGCCGGGCTACGGCTACCCGCAGCACGCCCCGGGACCGGACCAGTCGTACGGCTATCCGCAGCAGCCCGACCAGGGTTACGGCTACCCGCAGCAGCAGCAGCAGCAGCAGCAGCCCGGCCAGGGTTACGGCCAGCAGCAGCCGTACGGCTACCCCGGCGCCCAGCCGCAGCAGCCTCCCTACGGCGGTCAGCCGCAGCAGCCGCAGCAGCCCCCGTACGGCGGTCAGCCGCAGCAGCCGGCGCAGCAGCCCCCGTACGGCTACCCGACGCAGCCCCAGCAGGCCTACGGCGGGTTCCAGCAGCCCACCCCACCGCCGGCGCCCGGCGGCGGCAGGAAGCTGTCGGCGCAGATGCAGATCATCATCGCGGCGGCCGTCGCCGTCGTGCTGATCGTCGGCGTCGGTATCTGGTACGCCGGTTCCGACGGCGGCGGTGGCAAGGACGACCAGGCCAAGGGCTCGGCGGGCACCTCGCAGGGCACGGGCGGCGACGGCGGGAAGACCGGCGGCAACAGCGGTCTCGGCGGTGACGGCAAGGAGAAGGCGCCCGCGAACACGCAGGCGAAGCTGGCCTTCTCGGTCGACGAGCCGAAGGTCCCGGACGTCACCGAAGTCTCCGGTTCCTGGATCACCGACAAGGCGTACGTGAAGACCGGGGTCAACTCGGTCGTCGCCTACGACCACGACAAGGGCACGGTCCAGTGGACCCTGCCGCTGGCCGGTCAGGTCTGCGGTGCCTCCCGGCACAAGACGGCCGACAACAAGGTGCCGATCCTCTTCGAGGCCAAGAAGCGCGTCGCGCCGCGCTACTACCAGCAGTGCACCGAGGTCGGCCTGGTCGACCTGAACACCGGCAAGCTGCTCTGGACCTCCTCGGTCACCGGCGGTACCGGCGGCGACCAGAAGGTCCGCTTCTCCGAGGTCACCCTCAGCGGGAAGACGGTCGCGGCCGGCGGCACCGACGGCGGCGCCGCCTTCGACCTGGCCAACGGCAACGCGCGCTGGAAGCCGCAGGCCAACGACCAGAACTGCTACGACCTGGGGTACGGCGGCGGCGAGGGCCTGGTCGCGGTCCGCAAGTGCGGTGCGTACGACAGCCAGTCCGTGCTGATCCAGAACCTCGACCCGATGACGGGCGCCCCGGTCTCGCAGTACAAGATGCCGACCGGTGTGAAGTACGCGTCGGTGGTCTCCACCAAGCCGCTGGTCGTCGCGGCCGACGTCGGCGACACCGCCGGTGACGGCAGCGGCATCTCGGACTTCTTCTCGATCGACGAGAAGACCGGGAAGCTCAAGGCGAAGATCACGGCGGATGCCGACCAGTACGCGGGCCGCTGCCGCTCGACCAAGGTCGAGTCCTGCCAGCAGGTGCTCGTCGGCAACAACCGCCTGTACGTGCCGACCGAGGAGCACGAGGGCTCCACCGGCGAGTACGGCGACGAGACGAACGAGATCATCGCCTTCGAGCTGGCCACCGGGAAGATGGTGCCGGAGAAGGCGGACGCGGGGGACAAGTACACCCTCGTGCCGCTCCGCATGGACGGCGGCGACCTCATCGCGTACAAGGAGCCGCCGTACGACAAGGGCGGCAGGATCGTGTCGATCAACGCCGGCACGATGAAGGAGACGCTCCTCCTGGAGAACCCGGGCGAGCGCTCGATCCGCGCGATGGAGACCAACACCAGCCTCACCGGTGCGGAACTCCTCTACGGGGACGGGCGGCTGTTCATCGCGGAGACGCTGGTGAGCAAGGCCAGGGAGGGCGCCACGGACAAGAAGTACCTGGTGGTCTCCTTCGCCGTGCCGCGCTGA